The window TGCTCGACAATTGGAGACAGTTTTTTGGCGACTGTCCTTTTGAAGCGATGGTGTTGAGAAGGGAAGCAGGGGAGAATTTTTTCGGACATTCAGCGGAGATATGCCCGAGAGTATGGTCTTGGTTGTTCGCGGGTGCCAACCAGTATTCTCCACTCAACTTTGTGCAAGTACACACTAGTTGCTGTTGTAACAGTTACGCACCTAGGAGCAGACACCGTGTCATACATTCCGCAGTACACAGGTGAACATATCCACAACCAGTGCATATTAGGGATTTTTCTTGAGGAGTTGATTCTTCACTTGACTGAGTCCATCTGACCTGTAGTTCTTATACTTCAGCCAATATAGTGAACTGGCAGCTAGAGGTGCCTAATCTCTGTCAATTCAGGGGAAGTCAGATACATCTGTATCgaatctcttcaaatcatatttaagtgcctggcagtcatggttcaccgaaccactttcacaattctctattattccaatctcgtacagcgtgtgGAAATATCGAACAAATATCTTTTAGTGCGAGTTCTGATTACCCTTAATTTATCATGGTGGTGGTatctcgctatgtaggtcggtgtcaagaaaacATTTTCGAATTTAggtgacaaagttggtgattggaatttcgtgagaatattcctctgcaacgaaaaacgcctttgttttaatgatgtccatcccaaattctgtatcatttcagagacactctttcccctatttcgtaatagtacaaaacgtgctgcccttctttgaattttttcgatgtacttcgtcaatcctatctggtaaggatcccacaccatgcagcagtattctagaagaggacagccaagcgtagtggaggcagtctccttagtagatctgttacattttctaagtgtactgacaataaaacgcagtctttggttagccttccccacaacattttctgtttattCCGTCCAAAGATCTAACTTCTACGTATTtgtttgaatttacggcctttagatttgactgatttatcgtgtaaccgaagtttaacggattcattttagcactcaagtggatgaccacacacgtttcgttatttaggttcaattgccaattttcgcgctATACAgatatgtcttctaaatcgttttgcaatttgttttgtctTGAgggctttactagtcgataaacgacaacctaagacggctgctctgattgtttcccaaatcgtttatatagacaagaaacagcAGAGTATCTGTAACACTGCCTTGGAGAACGCctaatatcacttctgttttactcgatgtctctcCGTCAGttggtacgaactgtgacctcagaCGGGAAATcacgtcacataactgagacgatattccacaggcacggagtttcactacaagccgcttttaCGTATAGCGTTTACGTTGCAATTATTTTATGGGACGGATCATGTCAACTTGACTATTCCTTTCCAATTTTATAACTGTCATCCGTTGATACCTGTCAATTTTCGttcatgttttttcaataatttctaCCAGTGTCGTTTTTCTGTGCTTTCACATGTTTCAGTCTGGGCAGAACACTTAGTCATTTCAGTACATAATTCTTACAATTCATTTATGAATTTATTAATTACCTTGTGAGTGGAGCAGACGTTAGCAGAAAAGTAATCTTATACTAAAAGTCCAACTTATAGTCACTTCTGAACGTTAGTGTTATGAAGTCCATTGTGCAGCATTATTGGTGGTGAGCCTTAAGAATGATACTGATCTGCGGAAGAAATTCTGGATCAGGTATTCCAGCAAGTTAAACTGAACTACACCTCTTACAAATTTCAATCAACAGGCGGATTTTTTATCTGAAGCTTTGTTGCCTGCCCTACTGGCTAGTCTATGAGGTGGTTGTACAGATAGATAGGTGCAACTGAAGTttcctggaaaaaaaaaatctttaaacataCACAGAGGCTGCCCAAAGGGCTCTGTTTGTGGTCCAGAGTTCTGGGAGTTTGGCATAGAACCGTTAAGTGGACCAGCTCCAGAGTATTACGCTAGATGCTGCATCGGCTGTCATCATAATGATCATAGTACTGCTAACAAAAATCCTGAATTAGAGGAAAATCGTATGGTAATTCACGAAAGACTAAATAACTGATGCGTAGAAATCTAACGATAGCAGCACACAAAACAGTTTGTATGTCACAAAAGGAAACATTATCAAGAACGAGAAACCCCACAATCAGAATAAATGACCAACTTGTGGAAAAAAATAAGTGTACGTGTGCCTTGGAATTAACATCGACGAAATGCCGAACTTCCTTCTGCATTTATAAATCTTCCACAGGCGCATTTAAGTCCTTGACAAAATAGCAGCAACTGGCCAAAGAGTATTTCAGATGTCACTAAGTGCAATAAGACTGTACCACAAAGCAACCCTACTTCCTGTTGTGGGCTACAGGCCGAGCGCTTGGGCCCACAGAGCTGGGCTCATAGCCAGAAAGTTAAGGACAGCACAGGCTGTTAGGCGAGCACGGAAAGTGTACTCTTGCGCCTGACAGGCGCTTACTAAATAGCACTGACTGAAGCGTTGCTTGTGGTCTACGCTTGCTGCCTCTAGACCTACCCGTAAGAGAGAAAGAGGTGCACAATATTGGCTCAGAAATCTCGAATACGATAAAGTAAATAAAGGCATGATTTGACAGAGAAGGGCAACCAGCCTGGGGACAGGGCAGAAACAGGGAGGAGAACCCATCAGTTCCTTCGTAACATAAAAGGAAGAACAAGACTGACGTACTTCCTTTTGACCAAGAGAGCTATACGCAGGCTGTCGCGACATGGTCCATATGCATGCTACTTACTAAAAATACAGTACAACGTACCACAGACACTTGGGAATGTGGATCAAACAGCACCCCTGAATCACATCGCCGGGCAACGTGCTATTAGAGCAGACGTTACAGACGAGTACAGGAACGCTTTGCTAATACAACTgtctacactgagatgaaaaaaaaGCCATGGGATCCTTTTTACCCGGCGTCGTGCAgcaactcgacaagtcgttggaagtcccctgcagaagtatagAACTATACTGCCTGTCTAGTCGCCCGTAATTGCGAAAGGTTGcctgtgtaggattttgtgcacaaactgcacCGTCCATTATGTGTTATAAAtttcaataggattcatgtctggttgCCTGGGTGGCTAAGTGATTCGCTAGATTTGTCCAGAATCATCTTCAGACCAGTCGTCAACAACTGTGGCCCAGACAgatatttgggaacatgaattatGAGAGGCGTTCgacaagtccgtgcaaaaataaaaactactcacGTGTTTGGGGCAAACctgttttatttttcgacatagtctccttctggacatatacacttcgtccaatgctgttctaatttgttgatcctttccTAATAAAAGGAACTGTcaaagtctgcaaaatagttattagttgctgcaCCTCCTAGTTCGAATAAAATCttcgtcccgccagccatttcttcaaattggggaacgaaTAGTAGTCCtagagagccaagtctggagaataggggggatgtcaaacgagttggaatcctgtttccattaattttgcgaccacaactattgaggtgtgtgctggtgcattgtcatgctgggaaGGACTACTTTGCGGTTCAATCGCCAGCATTTTTCTTGCagatcggttttcaaacggtccaaaaacgattaataatatgcacctataatagttttaccctttcccaGATAGTCGATGTGGATTATCCctagcgaatcccaaaagacagtcgccataacctatcCGGACGAAGAACaggtcttcaccttttttgttgCGGGTTCTCCcttggtgtgtgctggtgcattgtcgtgctgggaAGGACtactttgcggtccaatcgccggcatttttcttgcagatcggttttcaaacggtccaataacgatgaataatatgcacctataatagctttaccctttcccagatagtcgatgaggattatccctagcgaatcccaaaagacagtcgccataacctatcCGGACGAAGAAcaggtcttcaccttttttggtgcggGTTCTCCCTTGGTAacgcattgtttagattgttctttggtttcaggagtatagtaatgtatccatgtttcatccacagtgacgaaatgacacttcctcaacagctgcaaaccatccttgcaacacatcacacgattccatttttggtcaagcgtgagcaatcgcggaacccatcttgcggatagctttctcatgtccaaatgtttatgcaaaatattgtgtacccgttgattcgagatgcccacagcactagcaatctcacgtgcCTTAActtttctgtcattcatcaccatatcaagaattttatcaatgatttctggagtcgtaacctccacagggcgtccagaatgttcagcatcacttgtgcccatatggccactccgaaaattttgaaactacttataaactgaaacttcctggcagattaaaactgtgtgcccgaccgagactcgaacgcgggacctttgcctttcgcgggcaagtgctctaccaactgagctacacaagcacgactcacgccccgtcctcactgccttacttctgccagtatccgtctcctaccttccaaactttacagaagctctcctgcgaaccttgcagaactagcactcctgaaataaaggatattgtggagacatggcttagccacagcctgggggatgtttccagaatgagattttcactctgcagtggagtgtgcgctgatatgaaacttcctggcagattaaaactctgggccggaccgagactcgaacccgggaccttttgacaatcactcgacttccttgattcacactaaTGACAAATACGAAGAAATCGACCAATATGTCTGAAACTtgggtgtgcattctttccaaagatgctactaactaaacatgacctcgatgcgcgcctgtggtgccatctctcggactttgcacggactattCTAACTCCCCtcgtacatgaatggctgcagactgacaataagtagccgaacataacaatttccagtcagcgATCAGTTCAcctggaccagatgacccagtccatttcGTTAtggaccaccaccagcttgcacagtgccttgttgacaacttgggtccatggtttcgcggCATCCGCGCAACACTCTAACAGTACCATTAGCTCGTACGAACTGAAATCtgaacttatctgaccaggccaccgttttccagtcgtccagagaCCGACCAATGTGGTCaccagtccaggagaggcgctcgaTATCGTTCTATcaccaaaggcattcgcgtcgccaCAGCTCTTCAACGCCAGATTTTGTCGCACGTCCCACTTTCATttgtgctgttatttcacgcaatgttgcttgtctcttagcactgagaactctacgcaaactACGCTGCTCTCGCTCGTATAGTGAAAGCCGTAggtcgctgcgttgtccgtggtgagaggtaatgcataaaatttggtattctcgacacacacttgacactgtgtatctcggaatacagaattccctaaTGACtccaaatggaatgtctcatgcgtctagctccaactacaattctgcGTTCGATGTGTTAATTCCCATCCTGTAGCCATAATCACGTTAGAAACATTTTCAAATAAATCACgtcggtacaaatgacagctccgcaaatgcgTATTCCTTTTATATCTTCTACACGCGGTACTGCCACcttctgtttatgtgcatatcgctatcacgtgacttttgtcaccttccaTACAGTGCCTTTTAAAATACCAAATATTTCGATTCCCTTGGTTGTGGAAGCACACGCCATACGAGCACTAACAATTTGCCAACGTTCAAGTTTACTTAGCCACGCTGTGATGCACTCCGAACTGCACAGAACACTATCGTGACCATTACTGACACTTTCAACCTATCGACGATGCTGTACAGGTACCGTTCTTGATCAGATTCAATAGCGCTTCTTGCAGAATCGGCTATCATCTGCATTTGCGTTCAATAGTGCATTTCTCGCGTTCTTTCCAAATTTGTGTCCAACCCTGTAGCTCTCATTGGAAATCCGAGAACTgtctgtttttggttcatttacgtTCAGATCCTGCAGTGTCCTGTTAATTGCATCAGTATTTCTAATATTAAACAACAGTTGCAATACACCAAGATGGGTATCACAGTTTCACAGTCTCTCTGGAAATTTAGTCTATCCATATTAGAAAGCTACAAATATCAAAAGAACACAAGAACTGCTTTAGCAAGTCACTAAAATGTGTATGTTTCACATCGCGTTTCTGACTGCTATACCTGCATTACTTAGTGTGTAGTACTGTTGTCAGTATTTAATTAATTATGTTCGCACCTAGTGCATTTCTCTACAGTGGTCCTAAGTTTAATTTCGAAGTTatttataaaataacattttccaaatcgttttgtgTGTAGTGGAACATGTAATCTATGTATAATTCCCGAAATGGTACATACCACTGAAGTGTAGCACCACGGATTTAGCTCAGAAATATTTCTTGAAGAAAACATTCCTGACCTTGTAGGAATTGTTATATCCACCGAATGAATCAAGAATGACACTGTGAAACATGGTTTATAACTGCAAAGAAGAAACGGCAGTAAACAGAAAACTATTATTTCACCTGAAGGGTAAAGCAATTCACCAAACaataaagacattatactcgagaaCGCCCTGTAAATATATgaagtgatggtggtggttagtgtttaacgtcccgtcgacaacgaggtcattagagacggagcgcaagctcaggttagggaaggaatgggaaggaaatcggccgtaccctttcaaaggaaccatcccggcattttcctgaaacgattcagggaaatcacggaaaacctaaatcaggatggccggagacggcattgaaccgtcgtcctccagaatgcgagtccagtgtgctaaccactgcgccacctcgctcggtaaatataTGAAATGAAAGTAACATTCAGTGCAGTGTGAAAATAATCCTTGAAGGAACTGTATATAAAATACCTTCCATTCAAGTCGACTGTGTTGTTACCCTTCATAATATTTGTAGATATTCCATGAACAGTAGTCTTTATGCTCACTAACAGGGCATATTAAAAATATACTGTTACCTGTTGGAAGTACACCAGCATTCCTTTCAGGTGCACGAACAGTTGGGGCACCTGGAAAAGCTGGAGTAGGCGCACCAGCAGCTCCAAACTGGCTGGGGAAGCCTGGAGGTTGCGGTGCACCTGGAACTGTGGGCAAAGGCTGTCTCTGCAAGAAAGAgggtggcggcggtggtggcggcggcggtggcggtggtgttggcggcggcgggggcggcggcggcggcggcggcggtggtggtgttggaggtggcggcggtggcggcggtggcggcggcggcggtggtggtgttggaggtggcggcggcggcggcggcggcggtggcgcagGTATTGGAAAATGGGTGGGAGGGCTAGTAGGTTGGGGTGAGACAGCTTTGCCAGGCCCAGAAAACATTGGTTGCTCAAATGGCTGTGGTGGAGGTGGTATTGGAACTTTCGGTTGCCTACCACCTGTAAGTATAGGTGGTAGTGATTGTGTTGTAGGTAGCTCAAATGGCTTTGGAGGAGATGGTGGTGGAGGTCTAGATgggagaggaggtggtggtggtggtggtggtggtggtggaggaggaggaggaggaggaggaggaggaggaggtgggggtggTGCTGATAGAGAAGGCAGTTGGGATAGTTGAAATGatggtggtggaggtggaggtgaaggaggaggaggaggaggaggaggaggaggaggtggtggtggtggtggaggactaGGAAATTTTACTACTAGATTAGGTGGCAATCCTTTCGTTTCTGTAGGTAAAGGCTGCAGCTGGAGTGGTTGTGGTGAGGGTGGAGCTGGAACACTTGGCTGCCTCCCACCTGGAACAACAGTAGGTGGTGAGAATACCTTACCTGTAGGTGGTGAAACAGGCAGTTCAAAtggctttggtggtggtggtggtgcgggaATGGGAACTGGAGCAGATTGGATAGTAGGTGGAGGGGAAACAGCTTTACCAGGTACAGGAAACAATGGTAGTTCAAATGGTTGCGGTGGAGGTGGTATTTTCCTAGCCCCTGTGATACTAGGCGGCAGTGATGGTGGTTTAGGTAGTTCAAATGGTTTTGGAGGAGATGGGAGTGGAGGCCTAGATGGTCTGTGAGAGGGACTTGAAAGTGGAGGTGAAGGTGATAAAGATGGAGAAAaagggaaaggaggaggaggaggaggaggaggaggagatggtagAAGAATTGGTGTTGGAGgaagtggaggtggtggtggtggtggtggtggtggtggtggtggtggtggtggtgctcttggcagtgatggtggtggtggtggtggtggtggtgctcttGGCAGtgatggtggcggtggtggtggtggtataatAGGAGGCTTCAATTCATTCCTTATGATGGGTACTGTTGGTAACtcaaaaggtggtggtggtggtggtggtggtggagctgCTGGCAGGTTGGTTACTGGTGGTAACATTTTACTTGGTTTCATCAAAAACGGTTTTTGTGGAAAAACAGATAGGGAGGGTGGCTGTAGTGGAGATGGTTGGGGAATGGGCAAAGGTTTTGGCACTGTTGTAACTCCAGGTTTCGGGAGGACAGGTGCAGGAAAATGTGGCTGTGCTGTGGGTATTGGTGGCAGCTTACCCACACCTGGACTGGCAGGTAGGACTGGGCGTGAAGGCTGGGTGACTGCAATCGGTGCCGGTGCAGGCACTGGGGCGAAGCTGGGTGGTGGCGCGGGCACCACAACGATGCCATGAGTGGGCGGCGCTCCTGGGGCGGCAGGCGAGGGGGCGGCGCCCAGAGGTCTGCCCGGCAACAGGCCAGGAGGTCCGTACTCCAGCGCCGGTGTCGCTGGCCAACTACCACCCGGTGCCCACAGTGACGCGTACCATACCTGCGTACGTTCCAACCAGCACAGTGATGTGATGCTATGTCACACCTACAAACACACTACTCATGGTTAAACTTTAACTATGTTTGCATGCAATGAAAGTCTGATGGGATGCAAATGATAAAGATTTCAGTGCAACCACACAAAGTTACATATACTAGGTCAAAGGCCAGCTACTCGTACATTCTTTGCATAATGAGTAATCGCACAGGGTTTTTCATTCAGAAATTGCATATGAAGTTGGCTGTTTCATATTACCTACTGTCGAAGGAGGAGAAACATCTGCCAGCAGTATCAGAATTCTACTCGACTGGAAATTTTATTACAGTGTTGCCAAGTTGTCTTTGTCTGACCTCCATTTTCTACCGAAAATATGCATGTGACAAATTCGTAAGAAACATTTCTGTAGTGTTGGTTTTCGAGGACGAttaaaagttttgattcatgttgtTTATAACTGGATTTGGTAAATGACAAATTGGCTCACTGAGACAGTTTGCAGACAACACACTTTTGAAAAGGATGTGCCATAGGAAATTAAttagaaatactgaaatattttaatatgttctgCGCTTGGTGCAAAGAAGTAGGTTCTGAACAAACATTAATATAATGAAAcgcaagtaaataaatacatacttAAATACACCGAGGTGAGAAAAATCATGCGACACCTCCCAATATCGTATCACACCTCCATTTGTCCGGCAcagtgcagcatctcgacatggcatggacccaacaagttgttgaaagctccctgcagaaatattgaaccatgctgcctctatagccgaaagtgttgccggcgcacgattttgtgcacgaaccgacttCTCGATCGTGTTCCATAGATGTTTGATGAGATTAGTGTCGGGCGGTCTGGTTaatcagatcattcgctcgaattgtccacaatgttgttCAAACAAGTCACGAACTACTGAGGCACCTTGATATGACGTCgtcgtttggcaacatgaagtccatgaacgaacatagccatttccagtaatgatcggttcatttggccaAGGGGACCCAGTCTGTTTcacgtaaacatagcccacactattatggagtcaccaccctCTTGCGCAGTGCCTTGGCTTCGTGTGGTCCACGCCACACTAACACTACCATcagttctcaccaactgaaatcggaattcatctgaccagaccagggtttcccatttgtatagagtccaaccgacatggtctcggtctgaggagaggcgctgcagacgacacAGAGAtgatgtgctgttaacaaaggcactcgcatcgatcgtctgccTATTAGCGGTACATTTCGCTGCACTAGCctcacggatacattcgtcgtacgtccgatactgatttctgcggttattccacgcagtgttgcttgttggtTACCACTGGAAACTCTTCGTAAACGGCGCTGATCTCTgtcgttaagtggaggctgtcggccactgcgttgcccgtggtgagaagtaatgcctgaaacttggtattctcggggTACTAAAGGCGCTGTtgatctcggaacactgaattgtgatatggaatgtcccatgcgtctagctccaaccaccatttcgCATTCAGAGTcttaattcacgtcgtgcggccataatcacgccgaaaaccttttgacatgaatcacgtAGGTACAAATGACAACTTTGtcaatgcacttcccttttataccttgtgtacgcgatactaccatcatctgtaCTGCTATTCCGTAAGTTTCGTACTCTCAGTGTAATTTACCGGCTTAATTAGGGTCGAAGCATCAAGCAACATGTTCCCCAGTGATTAGCGGCCTAACGACCAAATTAAAAGTAgtagtcaaatggctctaagcagtatgggacttaacatctgagatcatcagcgccctggacttagaactacactactggccattacaattgctacaccaagaagaaatgcagatgataaacgggtattcattggacaaatatattatactacaactaatgtgtgattacattttcacgcaatttggatgcataggtcctgagaaatcagtacccacaacaaccacctctggccgtaataacggccttgatacgcctgggcattgagtcaaacagagcttggatggcgcgtaaagctacagctgcccatgcagcatcaacacgataccacagttcctcaagagtagtgactggcgtattgtgacgagcc is drawn from Schistocerca gregaria isolate iqSchGreg1 chromosome 3, iqSchGreg1.2, whole genome shotgun sequence and contains these coding sequences:
- the LOC126355323 gene encoding basic proline-rich protein-like is translated as MAARGGLLALLVWYASLWAPGGSWPATPALEYGPPGLLPGRPLGAAPSPAAPGAPPTHGIVVVPAPPPSFAPVPAPAPIAVTQPSRPVLPASPGVGKLPPIPTAQPHFPAPVLPKPGVTTVPKPLPIPQPSPLQPPSLSVFPQKPFLMKPSKMLPPVTNLPAAPPPPPPPPPFELPTVPIIRNELKPPIIPPPPPPPSLPRAPPPPPPPPSLPRAPPPPPPPPPPPPPPPPLPPTPILLPSPPPPPPPPPFPFSPSLSPSPPLSSPSHRPSRPPLPSPPKPFELPKPPSLPPSITGARKIPPPPQPFELPLFPVPGKAVSPPPTIQSAPVPIPAPPPPPKPFELPVSPPTGKVFSPPTVVPGGRQPSVPAPPSPQPLQLQPLPTETKGLPPNLVVKFPSPPPPPPPPPPPPPPPPPSPPPPPPSFQLSQLPSLSAPPPPPPPPPPPPPPPPPPPPPPPPPLPSRPPPPSPPKPFELPTTQSLPPILTGGRQPKVPIPPPPQPFEQPMFSGPGKAVSPQPTSPPTHFPIPAPPPPPPPPPPPTPPPPPPPPPPPPPPPTPPPPPPPPPPPPPPTPPPPPPPPPPPPSFLQRQPLPTVPGAPQPPGFPSQFGAAGAPTPAFPGAPTVRAPERNAGVLPTGAPGAPGAPGRPGTPGTPGTPGVPGSSMPGVPGTPGTPGTLGVPGPGTPGAPGTPGIPGIPGTPGSPGSPGARGAPGSPGTPGTPGAPGTPGTPGAPGTPGAPGGPGAPGAPPPPPPPPPPPPNVATSPQSFPVGTRVHFADNLGQFTQGYAEKKGAVVTEHGRLVPVNNGWEAVLVKEGSYTYISPEGKQVSLSYVADETGFHAVGDHLPVPPTPVTPSFV